In the genome of Taurinivorans muris, one region contains:
- a CDS encoding integration host factor subunit alpha gives MNKALTKADIVESIYAQTEKNRAEVKNIVETLLTLMKQSIKKDHALLISGFGKFEAYDKKARKGRNPQTNASITLPPRKVVVFRLSRKFRAELNGEEA, from the coding sequence ATGAATAAAGCTTTAACCAAAGCGGATATTGTCGAATCAATTTATGCTCAAACTGAAAAAAACAGAGCGGAAGTTAAAAATATTGTGGAAACTTTGCTTACCCTTATGAAACAGTCCATTAAAAAGGACCATGCTCTTTTGATCAGTGGTTTTGGAAAATTTGAAGCGTATGATAAAAAAGCCCGTAAAGGCCGTAATCCTCAAACCAACGCTTCCATCACCCTTCCTCCCCGCAAAGTTGTTGTTTTTCGTTTGTCCCGCAAATTCCGTGCGGAGCTCAACGGCGAAGAAGCATAA
- the dsrA gene encoding dissimilatory-type sulfite reductase subunit alpha, whose protein sequence is MAKHATPLLDQLESGPWPSFVSDIKQAAAERAKNPKGLDYQIPVDAPEDLLGILELSYNDGETHWKHGGIVGVFGYGGGVIGRYCDQPEQFPGVAHFHTIRVNQPAGKYYHSDFLRHLCDIWDLRGSGLTNLHGATGDIVLLGTQTPQLEEIFYELTHDEKYPTDLGGSGSNLRTPESCLGQSRCEYACYNSQLACYQLTMDYQDELHRPAFPYKFKFKFDACPNGCVASIARSDFSVIGTWKDDIKIDQEAVKAYVGGEFKPNAGAHAGRDWGKFDIQAEVVDRCPSQCMKWDGSKLSIDTKECVRCMHCINTMPRALHIGDERGASILLGAKAPILDGAQMGSLLVPFIPADEPFDEIKGVIEKIWDWWMEEGKNRERVGETIKRLSFQKLLEVTEIPAVAQHVVAPRSNPYIFFKEEEVPGGWNRDIVAYRKRHQR, encoded by the coding sequence ATGGCGAAACATGCAACCCCTCTGTTAGATCAACTTGAATCAGGTCCATGGCCAAGTTTCGTATCTGACATTAAACAGGCTGCTGCTGAACGTGCTAAGAATCCAAAAGGTCTTGACTATCAAATTCCAGTTGATGCACCTGAAGATCTCCTTGGCATTCTTGAACTGTCCTATAACGACGGTGAAACTCACTGGAAACACGGCGGTATCGTTGGCGTTTTCGGTTACGGCGGCGGCGTTATCGGCCGTTACTGCGACCAACCTGAACAATTCCCAGGCGTAGCGCACTTCCACACAATCCGTGTTAACCAACCTGCCGGTAAATATTATCACTCCGATTTCTTGAGACACCTCTGTGATATTTGGGATTTGCGTGGCTCCGGTCTTACCAACCTGCACGGTGCAACCGGCGATATCGTTCTTTTAGGTACCCAAACCCCACAATTGGAAGAAATTTTCTACGAACTCACCCACGACGAAAAATATCCTACCGACCTTGGCGGTTCCGGTTCCAACCTTCGTACCCCTGAATCCTGCTTGGGACAATCCCGTTGCGAATATGCCTGCTACAACTCACAATTAGCTTGCTACCAATTGACAATGGATTACCAAGACGAATTGCACCGTCCTGCATTCCCTTACAAATTCAAATTCAAATTCGACGCCTGCCCTAACGGCTGCGTAGCTTCCATCGCCCGTTCCGACTTCTCTGTCATCGGTACATGGAAAGACGACATCAAAATCGACCAGGAAGCAGTGAAAGCGTATGTCGGCGGCGAATTTAAACCAAACGCAGGCGCTCACGCCGGACGCGATTGGGGCAAATTCGATATTCAAGCCGAAGTTGTGGACCGCTGCCCAAGCCAATGCATGAAATGGGACGGCTCCAAACTTTCCATCGACACCAAAGAATGCGTACGTTGCATGCACTGTATCAACACAATGCCACGCGCTCTCCACATCGGTGACGAACGCGGCGCATCCATCTTGCTCGGCGCAAAAGCTCCTATTCTTGACGGTGCTCAAATGGGCTCCCTGCTTGTTCCGTTTATCCCTGCCGACGAACCATTTGATGAAATCAAAGGCGTAATCGAAAAGATTTGGGACTGGTGGATGGAAGAAGGTAAAAACCGTGAACGCGTAGGTGAAACCATTAAACGTCTTTCATTCCAAAAACTTCTCGAAGTTACCGAAATCCCCGCAGTTGCACAGCATGTTGTCGCTCCTCGTTCCAACCCGTACATCTTCTTCAAAGAAGAAGAAGTTCCCGGCGGCTGGAACCGTGACATCGTTGCATACCGCAAAAGACACCAACGTTAA
- a CDS encoding radical SAM protein has translation MDFYRKSFDAKLNRGKIFPVFIPFAGCPFQCIFCSQETQTGKGEQSVFTAIKKAEKDFPIFLEQVKASRKDETQENVIDIAFYGGTFTAVPEQDFALCLDFFRSCKKLAQNHAVTVSGRCSTRPDALAPERLEQLKNAGIDLIELGIQSFDDTVLLKSKRGYCAKQAAFACRQVLGLGFKLGIQLMAGLPAQDQNIFLNDVRKALDLTPRCLRYYPCLVPGGTGLAALFQRKEYVPWTNEMCIETLGTALHEAWLAKIPVIRLTVAPEQAFDENLLAGPRHPALGSDILSFALYILIKKAVSDLKTSWLQNSKSPLPASAHAIHKILIPARYQGCFFGTKNRHKNIYAELLPLEKFVFDDTLQREIEIIRQ, from the coding sequence ATGGATTTTTACAGAAAAAGCTTTGATGCAAAACTGAACAGAGGAAAAATTTTTCCTGTTTTCATCCCTTTCGCAGGCTGTCCTTTCCAGTGCATTTTTTGTTCCCAGGAAACCCAAACGGGCAAAGGGGAGCAAAGCGTCTTCACGGCTATAAAAAAGGCTGAAAAAGATTTTCCGATTTTTTTGGAACAGGTAAAAGCTTCCCGAAAGGACGAAACGCAGGAAAACGTGATTGACATCGCCTTTTACGGCGGAACATTCACAGCCGTTCCGGAACAAGACTTCGCCTTGTGTTTGGATTTTTTCAGGTCCTGCAAAAAACTTGCGCAAAACCATGCCGTCACGGTTTCGGGACGCTGTTCGACCCGCCCCGACGCTCTCGCCCCCGAACGTTTGGAACAATTGAAAAATGCGGGTATAGACCTTATCGAGCTTGGCATACAAAGCTTTGACGATACCGTCCTTTTAAAAAGCAAACGGGGCTATTGCGCAAAGCAAGCCGCTTTCGCCTGCCGGCAGGTTCTTGGCCTCGGTTTCAAACTCGGTATCCAGCTCATGGCGGGCTTGCCGGCACAAGACCAAAACATCTTTTTAAATGACGTGCGAAAAGCCTTGGACCTGACCCCCCGCTGCCTGCGCTATTATCCCTGCCTTGTCCCAGGCGGCACGGGCTTGGCAGCGCTTTTCCAAAGAAAAGAATATGTTCCGTGGACCAATGAAATGTGCATTGAAACTCTCGGCACGGCTCTTCATGAAGCATGGCTCGCGAAAATTCCCGTTATCCGTTTAACCGTCGCCCCGGAGCAGGCGTTTGACGAAAATCTTCTCGCAGGTCCGCGCCACCCCGCCCTCGGCAGCGATATTCTGAGCTTTGCGTTATATATCTTAATTAAAAAAGCCGTTTCCGATTTGAAAACTTCCTGGCTACAAAATTCAAAATCTCCCTTGCCCGCTTCCGCCCATGCGATTCATAAAATCCTCATTCCGGCACGGTATCAAGGCTGTTTTTTCGGCACAAAAAACCGGCACAAAAACATATACGCCGAACTTCTTCCTTTGGAAAAATTTGTTTTTGACGACACGCTGCAAAGGGAAATTGAAATTATTCGCCAATAA
- a CDS encoding HIT family protein, translating into MQEKDCLFCRIVRGEIPSSKVYEDEHVYAFLDIAPSFYGHCLVVPKNHYKNILDIDMKEICAVFAAVQKIAPAVMKATGAEGFHVIQNNNEAAGQTVFHTHFHIVPRKTGDGMVLWTSKAYENMEKMLEMAQKIQAEIN; encoded by the coding sequence ATGCAAGAAAAAGATTGTTTGTTTTGCCGCATTGTTCGGGGAGAAATTCCAAGTTCCAAGGTTTATGAAGATGAACATGTGTACGCTTTTTTAGACATAGCTCCCAGTTTTTACGGGCATTGCCTCGTTGTTCCCAAAAATCATTATAAAAATATTTTGGATATCGATATGAAGGAAATCTGTGCCGTTTTCGCCGCTGTTCAAAAAATCGCTCCTGCGGTGATGAAAGCGACGGGCGCGGAAGGGTTCCATGTTATACAGAACAATAATGAGGCGGCAGGACAAACGGTTTTTCACACCCATTTCCATATCGTTCCGAGAAAAACGGGGGACGGCATGGTGCTTTGGACTTCCAAGGCTTATGAAAATATGGAAAAAATGCTTGAAATGGCGCAAAAAATTCAAGCGGAGATTAACTAA